The following proteins are encoded in a genomic region of Catellatospora sp. TT07R-123:
- a CDS encoding DUF1684 domain-containing protein: protein MVVDQEQLVRDWTDWHARREENLRRPYGWLSLTALHWLGSEPLTYPHLPGRWSADADGVHLYAAAADGLTHGGEPIDGEVVMTPQEGAAGITLVAGARQLEVIRRGGSYALRVRDPQAPTRTAFTGVPAYAPSSRWVVPASFQAYDRPQTVAVGAVVPGLTHEQTATGVLRFAVDGVDYALTAFDGGEGELSVLFRDATSGVTTHAGARSLSVGGPDADGEVLLDFNRAVNLPCAFTEYGTCPLPPPENVLGLAVEAGEQRMR, encoded by the coding sequence ATGGTCGTCGATCAGGAGCAGTTGGTCCGGGACTGGACCGACTGGCATGCCCGCCGCGAGGAGAACCTGCGCCGCCCGTACGGCTGGCTCAGCCTCACCGCCCTGCACTGGCTCGGCTCCGAGCCGCTGACCTATCCCCACCTGCCCGGCCGCTGGAGCGCCGACGCCGACGGCGTGCACCTGTACGCCGCCGCCGCGGACGGCCTGACCCACGGCGGGGAGCCGATCGACGGCGAGGTCGTGATGACCCCGCAGGAGGGCGCCGCCGGGATCACCCTGGTGGCGGGCGCGCGGCAGCTGGAGGTGATCCGGCGCGGCGGTTCGTACGCGCTGCGCGTGCGCGACCCGCAGGCCCCGACCCGGACCGCCTTCACCGGCGTGCCCGCGTACGCGCCGAGCAGCCGCTGGGTCGTCCCGGCCAGTTTCCAGGCGTACGACCGGCCGCAGACGGTCGCCGTGGGCGCGGTGGTGCCGGGGCTGACGCACGAGCAGACCGCGACCGGGGTGCTGCGCTTCGCCGTCGACGGCGTGGACTACGCCCTGACCGCGTTCGACGGCGGCGAGGGCGAGCTGTCGGTGCTGTTCCGCGACGCGACCAGCGGCGTCACCACGCACGCCGGGGCGCGCTCGCTGAGCGTCGGCGGGCCGGACGCCGACGGCGAGGTGCTGCTGGACTTCAACCGGGCGGTCAACCTGCCGTGCGCGTTCACCGAGTACGGCACGTGCCCGCTGCCGCCGCCGGAGAACGTGCTGGGCCTGGCGGTGGAAGCGGGCGAGCAGCGGATGCGCTGA
- a CDS encoding rhodanese-like domain-containing protein, with protein MEDAVGQAPPGSRGIDEILAAARAGLVRLDPAQAYAAQAGGAVLVDIRPAAQRAAHGEIPGALIVERNVLEWRFDPRSDARLGVADRYDLPVVVLCQEGYTSSLAAASLRELGLHRATDLAGGFAAWQAAGLPVSPPG; from the coding sequence GTGGAAGACGCGGTGGGGCAGGCGCCGCCGGGATCGCGGGGGATCGACGAGATCCTCGCCGCGGCCCGGGCCGGGCTGGTGCGCCTCGACCCCGCCCAGGCGTACGCGGCCCAGGCCGGTGGGGCCGTCCTGGTCGACATCAGGCCCGCGGCGCAGCGGGCGGCGCACGGGGAGATCCCCGGCGCGCTCATCGTCGAGCGCAACGTGCTCGAGTGGCGGTTCGACCCGCGCAGCGACGCCCGGCTGGGCGTGGCCGACCGCTACGACCTGCCCGTGGTGGTGCTGTGCCAGGAGGGCTACACGTCCTCGCTGGCCGCCGCGTCACTGCGGGAGCTGGGCCTGCACCGGGCCACGGATCTTGCCGGGGGCTTCGCCGCGTGGCAAGCTGCGGGACTGCCGGTCAGCCCGCCCGGCTGA
- a CDS encoding cysteine dioxygenase family protein gives MSDFLQIARDLAARPGQWPVAVRFDPVQRWYHRLALHDDYEAWLLSWLPGQETDLHDHGGSAGAFTVVSGELTEHTVTGGDGAARLAGTALTAGDGRRFGAHHLHQIANNGTVPAVSVHVYGPALRTMTRYRLHDGRLRVAAVDRAGAQW, from the coding sequence ATGAGCGACTTTCTCCAGATCGCGCGCGACCTCGCGGCCCGGCCGGGGCAGTGGCCGGTCGCGGTCCGGTTCGACCCGGTCCAGCGCTGGTACCACCGGCTTGCCCTGCACGACGACTACGAGGCGTGGCTGCTGTCCTGGCTGCCGGGGCAGGAGACCGACCTGCACGACCACGGCGGCAGTGCGGGCGCGTTCACGGTCGTCTCCGGTGAGCTCACCGAGCACACGGTGACCGGCGGCGACGGCGCCGCGCGGCTGGCCGGGACGGCGCTGACCGCGGGGGACGGACGGCGGTTCGGCGCGCACCACCTGCACCAGATCGCCAACAACGGGACCGTGCCCGCCGTCAGCGTCCACGTCTACGGCCCGGCGCTGCGCACGATGACGCGCTACCGGCTCCACGATGGACGGCTGCGGGTGGCGGCGGTGGACCGGGCGGGTGCACAGTGGTGA
- a CDS encoding acyl-CoA dehydrogenase family protein — translation MSSVARLLPTPEAHDLLELARDLADKELAPHVDDFEARGDFPRELIRTLGRSGLLGLPYSAEYGGAEQPYEVYLQVLEILASRWVGIAEAVSVHTLACYPLAHHGSDEQRERWLPDMIGGELLGAYCLSEPAGGSDAANLTTRAVREGDHYTVTGTKAWITHAGAADFYNVFCRTGGPGPKGISCLLAPADTPGLHPQAREKTMGLRSSPVAQVALDGARVPAERLIGGEGDGFRIAMGALDSGRLGIAACAVGLAQGALDYATGYAKGRVQFGQPIFEMQGLGFMLADAATEIAAARALMLHAARLRNAGVPYSPEAAKAKLFATDMAMRVCTDMVQVLGGAGYVSDHPVERYFREAKVLQIVEGTNQIQRMVIARSL, via the coding sequence ATGTCCAGCGTTGCCCGGCTGCTTCCCACCCCTGAAGCACACGACCTGCTCGAACTCGCCCGCGACCTCGCCGACAAGGAGCTCGCGCCCCACGTCGACGACTTCGAGGCGCGCGGGGACTTCCCCCGCGAGCTGATCCGCACCCTCGGCCGCTCCGGCCTGCTCGGCCTGCCCTACTCCGCCGAGTACGGCGGCGCGGAGCAGCCGTACGAGGTCTACCTACAGGTGCTGGAGATCCTGGCCAGCAGGTGGGTCGGCATCGCCGAGGCCGTCAGCGTGCACACGCTGGCCTGCTACCCGCTGGCCCACCACGGCAGCGACGAGCAGCGCGAGCGGTGGCTGCCCGACATGATCGGCGGCGAGCTGCTCGGCGCGTACTGCCTGTCCGAGCCGGCGGGCGGCTCCGACGCGGCCAACCTCACCACCAGGGCGGTCCGCGAGGGCGACCACTACACGGTGACGGGCACCAAGGCGTGGATCACGCACGCGGGCGCGGCCGACTTCTACAACGTCTTCTGCCGTACGGGCGGGCCCGGCCCCAAGGGGATCTCCTGCCTGCTGGCCCCGGCAGACACGCCCGGACTGCACCCGCAGGCCCGCGAGAAGACGATGGGACTGCGCTCCTCGCCGGTGGCGCAGGTCGCGCTGGACGGCGCGCGGGTCCCGGCCGAGCGCCTGATCGGCGGCGAGGGCGACGGGTTCCGGATCGCCATGGGCGCGCTGGACTCGGGCCGCCTGGGCATCGCGGCGTGCGCGGTGGGCCTGGCGCAGGGCGCGCTCGACTACGCCACCGGGTACGCCAAGGGGCGGGTGCAGTTCGGGCAGCCGATCTTCGAGATGCAGGGGCTGGGCTTCATGCTGGCCGACGCCGCCACCGAGATCGCCGCGGCGCGGGCGCTGATGCTGCACGCGGCCCGGCTGCGCAACGCGGGGGTGCCGTACTCGCCCGAGGCCGCCAAGGCGAAGCTGTTCGCCACCGACATGGCGATGCGGGTGTGCACGGACATGGTGCAGGTGCTCGGCGGGGCGGGCTACGTGTCCGACCACCCGGTCGAGCGCTACTTCCGCGAGGCCAAGGTCCTCCAGATCGTCGAGGGCACCAACCAGATCCAGCGCATGGTGATCGCCCGCTCGCTGTGA
- a CDS encoding universal stress protein yields the protein MGAEPAGPIVVGVDGSPAATEALDWAAAEAQLRGLPLRLVYAGDDPGPRLGDDADREAVGSAAQDVAEHAAQRVRTQHPDLAVEAVVVRDDPAHALIRESDTAWMVVVGSRGHGGFHDLMLGSTSLQTAMHANSCVAVVRPAARASRQPVGEAPGRIVVGVDGSAESDVALRFAFDEAQRRGCGVTAVHAWLGPITTGAAGMPFVYDMDTLRAQEESVVETALAPYREQYPHVETHRMTVESSAAAALTEHSMGAALVVVGCRGLGGFSGLLLGSVSQALIHHAGCPVVVAHERGRH from the coding sequence ATGGGCGCGGAGCCGGCCGGACCGATCGTGGTGGGCGTCGACGGCTCCCCCGCCGCCACCGAGGCACTGGACTGGGCGGCCGCCGAGGCACAGCTGCGCGGCCTGCCCCTGCGCCTGGTGTACGCCGGCGACGACCCCGGCCCGCGCCTGGGCGACGACGCCGACCGCGAGGCTGTCGGCAGCGCCGCGCAGGACGTGGCCGAGCACGCCGCCCAGCGGGTGCGGACCCAGCACCCCGACCTGGCCGTCGAGGCGGTCGTGGTGCGCGACGACCCGGCCCACGCCCTGATCCGCGAGTCCGACACGGCCTGGATGGTGGTGGTCGGCAGCCGCGGCCACGGCGGCTTCCACGACCTGATGCTCGGGTCGACCAGCCTCCAGACGGCCATGCACGCCAATTCCTGCGTGGCGGTGGTGCGCCCGGCGGCGCGGGCGTCCCGCCAGCCGGTGGGCGAGGCGCCGGGCCGGATCGTCGTCGGCGTCGACGGCTCGGCCGAGTCCGACGTCGCGCTGCGGTTCGCCTTCGACGAGGCGCAGCGGCGCGGCTGCGGGGTGACCGCGGTGCACGCCTGGCTGGGACCGATCACGACCGGGGCGGCCGGGATGCCGTTCGTCTACGACATGGACACGCTGCGGGCCCAGGAGGAGAGCGTGGTCGAGACCGCGCTGGCGCCGTACCGCGAGCAGTATCCGCACGTGGAGACGCATCGGATGACCGTGGAGTCGTCGGCGGCGGCCGCGCTGACCGAGCACTCGATGGGCGCCGCGCTGGTGGTGGTCGGCTGCCGGGGGCTGGGCGGGTTCAGCGGCCTGCTGCTCGGGTCGGTCAGCCAGGCGCTGATCCACCACGCCGGGTGCCCGGTGGTGGTCGCCCACGAGCGGGGCCGGCACTAG
- a CDS encoding DUF6328 family protein has translation MADDDQHRDQHPDPTDPWHRRYGEQLQELRVTQTGVQILFAFLLTLPFQAGFGKITGAERHLYVFSFVAAALAAALLIAPVSYHRLHFRHGEKPEIVRATHVLALVGLVFELLAIVGAVYLVLDVVTGSRWAGIGGSLIAAVYVFLWYILPMIYKPKAR, from the coding sequence ATGGCCGACGACGACCAGCACCGCGACCAGCACCCCGATCCGACCGACCCGTGGCACCGGCGCTACGGCGAGCAGCTCCAGGAGCTTCGGGTCACCCAGACCGGGGTGCAGATCCTGTTCGCGTTCCTGCTGACGCTGCCGTTCCAGGCCGGCTTCGGCAAGATCACCGGTGCGGAGCGGCACCTGTACGTGTTCAGCTTCGTCGCCGCCGCGCTGGCGGCCGCGCTGCTGATCGCGCCGGTGAGCTACCACCGGCTGCACTTCCGGCACGGGGAGAAGCCGGAGATCGTGCGGGCCACCCACGTGCTGGCCCTGGTCGGCCTGGTGTTCGAGCTGCTGGCGATCGTGGGGGCGGTCTACCTGGTGCTCGACGTGGTGACCGGCTCCCGCTGGGCCGGGATCGGCGGCAGCCTGATCGCGGCGGTCTACGTGTTCCTCTGGTACATCCTGCCGATGATCTACAAGCCCAAGGCGCGGTGA
- a CDS encoding 5'-3' exonuclease, which produces MTPLLAVDAPSLYFRAFHGVPAASALAPDGSPVNAVRGFLDMISTLVKTRRPGRLVCALDNDWRPQWRVDLIASYKTHRLAPAGGEEVPDALVPQVELLLQVLEAVGIAAYGVDGNEADDVLGTLAARSPGPVEVVSGDRDLFQLVDDARGVRLLYVGRGVAKLEDCDEAAVLAKYGVPASGYADFAALRGDPSDGLPGVAGVGEKTAARLIERYGSIDAIVAAAADPASDFAPGVRTKLAAAADYLAVAPKVVRVATDVKLPDVDPTLPAVPRDADRMLELAERWNLASPCRRLVDALAAAAN; this is translated from the coding sequence ATGACACCGCTGCTCGCTGTCGACGCGCCCAGCCTGTACTTCCGCGCCTTCCACGGGGTGCCCGCCGCCTCGGCGCTGGCCCCGGACGGCAGCCCCGTCAACGCGGTGCGCGGGTTCCTCGACATGATCAGCACGCTGGTGAAGACGCGCAGGCCGGGGCGGCTGGTCTGCGCCCTGGACAACGACTGGCGGCCGCAGTGGCGGGTCGACCTGATCGCGTCGTACAAGACGCACCGGCTCGCCCCCGCCGGGGGCGAGGAGGTGCCCGACGCGCTGGTGCCCCAGGTCGAGCTGCTGCTCCAGGTGCTCGAAGCGGTCGGCATCGCGGCATACGGGGTGGACGGCAACGAGGCTGACGACGTGCTCGGCACCCTGGCGGCCAGGAGCCCCGGGCCGGTCGAGGTGGTCAGCGGCGACCGGGACCTGTTCCAGCTCGTCGACGACGCGCGCGGCGTGCGGCTGCTCTACGTCGGCCGGGGCGTGGCCAAGCTGGAGGACTGCGACGAGGCGGCGGTGCTGGCCAAGTACGGCGTGCCCGCCTCGGGCTACGCCGACTTCGCGGCGCTGCGCGGCGACCCGTCCGACGGCCTGCCGGGCGTGGCGGGCGTGGGGGAGAAGACCGCCGCGCGCCTGATCGAGCGGTACGGCAGCATCGACGCGATCGTGGCGGCCGCCGCCGATCCGGCAAGCGACTTCGCGCCGGGCGTGCGCACCAAGCTCGCCGCCGCCGCCGATTACCTGGCCGTGGCGCCCAAGGTCGTCCGGGTCGCCACCGACGTGAAGCTGCCCGACGTCGACCCGACGCTGCCCGCCGTGCCCCGTGACGCCGACCGGATGCTGGAGCTCGCCGAGCGCTGGAACCTGGCCAGCCCGTGCCGCCGCCTGGTCGACGCGCTGGCCGCTGCGGCGAACTGA
- a CDS encoding MHYT domain-containing protein — translation MGSVLGLICTARLRTATTNGQRWWWLSLAAFALGGTGIWAMHFMAMLGFTVSGTLIRYDMLRTLISALTAVVVVGLGIYIAGFGRTSAPRILIGGLLTGVGVAGMHYTGMFAMNMDGVVHYDQGLVVASVVIAVVAATVALYFTVKLSRPLAIAGAAVLMGVAVCGMHYTGMAAMSVELTHPTLTVPGATASTLLVPIGILVLLVIGGLIYAIGAAPSQEDLAARAYLDKIQAAREEAAAATAAAEAGAQQRGTLRRPTAVPPRNR, via the coding sequence ATGGGCTCCGTACTCGGGCTCATCTGCACCGCGCGGCTGCGCACCGCCACCACCAACGGCCAGCGCTGGTGGTGGCTGTCGCTGGCCGCGTTCGCGCTGGGCGGCACCGGCATCTGGGCCATGCACTTCATGGCCATGCTCGGCTTCACCGTCAGCGGCACCCTGATCCGGTACGACATGCTGCGCACCCTGATCAGCGCGCTGACCGCGGTCGTGGTCGTCGGCCTGGGCATCTACATCGCCGGGTTCGGCCGCACCAGCGCCCCGCGCATCCTGATCGGCGGCCTGCTCACCGGCGTCGGCGTGGCCGGGATGCACTACACCGGCATGTTCGCGATGAACATGGACGGCGTCGTGCACTACGACCAGGGCCTGGTCGTCGCGTCGGTGGTCATCGCGGTGGTCGCCGCGACCGTGGCGCTCTACTTCACCGTGAAGCTGTCGCGCCCGCTGGCCATCGCCGGGGCGGCCGTGCTCATGGGCGTGGCCGTCTGCGGCATGCACTACACCGGCATGGCCGCGATGTCGGTCGAGCTGACCCACCCCACCCTGACCGTGCCCGGCGCCACCGCCAGCACCCTGCTGGTGCCGATCGGCATCCTGGTGCTGCTGGTCATCGGCGGTCTGATCTACGCCATCGGCGCCGCCCCGTCGCAGGAGGACCTGGCCGCCCGCGCGTACCTGGACAAGATCCAGGCCGCGCGCGAGGAGGCCGCCGCCGCGACGGCCGCCGCCGAGGCCGGTGCCCAGCAGCGGGGCACCCTGCGCCGCCCGACGGCCGTGCCGCCGCGCAACCGCTGA
- a CDS encoding RNA helicase, translated as MTHRAERRPGSGSPARPARPASPPPARTPVVEPTPLVAEFATGLSFALDPFQVTACAALERGSGVLVCAPTGAGKTVVGEFAVHLALQQGRKCFYTTPIKALSNQKFHDLVQRYGAEKVGLLTGDNSINGDAPVVVMTTEVLRNMLYVGSGALAGLSYVVMDEVHYLADRFRGAVWEEVIIHLPASVTLVSLSATVSNAEEFADWLVTVRGRTEVVVSEHRPVPLWQHMLVGKRMFDLFHDADAAKAHEVHPELLRHTREVLRRLEMTDAHRGRGQRRGRTPGPPRPDIVDRLDNEGLLPAIMFVFSRAGCDAAVQQCLQAGLRLTSPEERTEIHELVERRIHNIPTEDLGALGYWSWLDGLERGLAAHHAGMLPVFKEIVEELFVRGLVKAVFATETLALGINMPARCVVLERLVKYNGEAHVDLTPGEYTQLTGRAGRRGIDVEGHAVVVWSPDVDPRHVAGLASTRTYPLRSSFRPSYNMAVNLVGSVGAARARDLLESSFAQFQADHSVVGLARQVQRNNEVLSVYDTELACEHGDFAEYFALRVKIGEREKQLTRNSQQERRAAAVSSLEQLKVGDVIRIPSGRRAGLAIVLDPGMGGFGEPRPVVLTEDRWAGRISAGEFSGEVDVLGKVRVPRHFNHRAPAERRDLAATLRNLELTKGVAVRRRGSGSGANEDRELAALRKAMRAHPCHACPEREDHARWAERRQRLFKDTESLRDKVANRTGSLARTFDRICELLAERGYLGADGEVTEPGRMLARIWTEADLLVAECLRTEVWEGLEPHELAAAVSVMLYEARRDSDEQASVPRGVVAEAVDASLRTYYQLAADERRLGLAQTKEPDLGFVWPMYRWAKGEPLAKVLASGHSLDGDMPAGDFVRWARQVIDLLGQIADARGASSSLRETARTAMDAVNRGVLAYNAVV; from the coding sequence ATGACGCACCGCGCCGAGCGGCGGCCCGGGTCCGGGTCCCCCGCCCGACCTGCCCGACCCGCGAGTCCGCCCCCCGCCCGTACGCCGGTCGTCGAACCGACGCCGCTGGTCGCCGAGTTCGCCACGGGGCTCAGCTTCGCCCTCGACCCGTTCCAGGTGACCGCCTGCGCGGCGCTGGAGCGCGGCAGCGGCGTGCTGGTCTGCGCGCCCACCGGCGCCGGCAAGACCGTCGTCGGCGAGTTCGCGGTGCACCTGGCGTTGCAGCAGGGGCGCAAGTGCTTCTACACGACGCCGATCAAGGCGCTGTCGAACCAGAAGTTCCACGACCTGGTGCAGCGCTACGGCGCGGAGAAGGTCGGCCTGCTGACCGGCGACAACTCCATCAACGGCGACGCGCCGGTGGTCGTGATGACCACCGAGGTGCTGCGCAACATGCTCTACGTCGGCTCGGGGGCGCTGGCGGGGCTGTCGTACGTGGTCATGGACGAGGTGCACTACCTCGCCGACCGGTTCCGGGGCGCGGTGTGGGAGGAGGTCATCATCCACCTGCCCGCCTCGGTGACGCTGGTGTCGCTGTCGGCGACCGTGTCCAACGCCGAGGAGTTCGCCGACTGGCTGGTGACCGTACGCGGGCGGACCGAGGTCGTGGTGAGCGAGCACCGGCCGGTGCCGCTGTGGCAGCACATGCTGGTCGGCAAGCGCATGTTCGACCTGTTCCACGACGCCGACGCGGCCAAGGCGCACGAGGTGCACCCGGAGCTGCTGCGCCACACCCGCGAGGTGCTGCGGCGGCTGGAGATGACCGACGCGCACCGCGGCCGGGGCCAGCGCCGGGGCCGTACGCCCGGCCCGCCGCGCCCCGACATCGTGGACCGGCTCGACAACGAGGGGCTGCTGCCCGCGATCATGTTCGTGTTCAGCCGGGCGGGCTGCGACGCCGCCGTGCAGCAGTGCCTGCAGGCCGGGTTGCGGCTGACCTCGCCGGAGGAGCGCACGGAGATCCACGAGCTGGTCGAACGGCGCATCCACAACATCCCGACCGAGGACCTGGGCGCGCTGGGCTACTGGAGCTGGCTGGACGGGCTGGAGCGGGGCCTGGCCGCCCACCACGCGGGCATGCTGCCGGTGTTCAAGGAGATCGTCGAGGAGCTGTTCGTCCGCGGCCTGGTCAAGGCGGTGTTCGCCACCGAGACCCTGGCGCTGGGCATCAACATGCCCGCCCGCTGCGTGGTGCTGGAGCGGCTGGTCAAGTACAACGGCGAGGCCCACGTGGACCTGACGCCGGGGGAGTACACCCAGCTCACCGGCCGGGCCGGGCGGCGCGGCATCGACGTCGAGGGCCACGCCGTGGTGGTGTGGTCGCCGGACGTGGACCCGCGGCACGTGGCGGGCCTGGCCAGCACCCGGACGTATCCGCTGCGGTCGAGCTTCCGGCCGTCGTACAACATGGCGGTGAACCTGGTGGGGTCGGTGGGCGCGGCGCGCGCCCGCGACCTGCTGGAGTCGTCGTTCGCGCAGTTCCAGGCCGACCATTCGGTGGTGGGCCTGGCCCGGCAGGTGCAGCGCAACAACGAGGTGCTGTCGGTGTACGACACCGAGCTGGCCTGCGAGCACGGCGACTTCGCCGAGTACTTCGCCCTGCGCGTCAAGATCGGTGAGCGGGAGAAGCAGCTGACCCGCAACAGCCAGCAGGAGCGCCGCGCGGCCGCGGTCTCCTCGCTGGAGCAGCTCAAGGTCGGCGACGTGATCCGCATCCCGAGCGGCCGCCGCGCCGGTCTGGCCATCGTGCTGGACCCGGGCATGGGCGGCTTCGGCGAGCCGCGCCCGGTGGTGCTGACGGAGGACCGCTGGGCCGGGCGCATCTCGGCGGGCGAGTTCTCCGGCGAGGTGGACGTGCTGGGCAAGGTGCGGGTGCCGCGCCACTTCAACCACCGCGCCCCGGCCGAGCGCCGGGACCTGGCCGCCACGCTGCGCAATCTGGAGCTGACCAAGGGCGTCGCGGTGCGCCGCCGGGGCAGCGGCAGCGGCGCCAACGAGGACCGTGAGCTGGCCGCGCTGCGCAAGGCGATGCGGGCGCACCCGTGCCACGCCTGCCCGGAGCGCGAGGACCACGCCCGCTGGGCCGAGCGCCGGCAGCGCCTGTTCAAGGACACCGAGAGCCTGCGCGACAAGGTGGCCAACCGCACCGGCTCGCTGGCGCGCACGTTCGACCGCATCTGCGAGCTGCTGGCCGAGCGCGGCTACCTGGGCGCCGACGGCGAGGTCACGGAGCCGGGCCGGATGCTGGCGCGGATCTGGACCGAGGCCGACCTGCTGGTCGCCGAGTGCCTGCGCACCGAGGTGTGGGAGGGCCTGGAGCCGCACGAGCTGGCCGCGGCCGTCTCGGTGATGCTGTACGAGGCCCGCCGCGACTCCGACGAGCAGGCCTCCGTGCCGCGCGGCGTGGTCGCCGAGGCGGTGGACGCGAGCCTGCGGACGTACTACCAGCTCGCCGCCGACGAGCGGCGCCTGGGCCTGGCCCAGACGAAGGAGCCGGACCTGGGGTTCGTGTGGCCGATGTACCGCTGGGCCAAGGGCGAGCCGCTGGCCAAGGTGCTCGCCAGCGGCCACAGCCTCGACGGGGACATGCCCGCGGGCGACTTTGTCCGATGGGCGAGACAGGTCATCGATCTTCTCGGTCAGATTGCTGACGCACGCGGAGCGTCATCTTCCCTGCGTGAGACCGCGCGCACAGCGATGGACGCGGTCAATAGGGGGGTACTTGCCTATAACGCGGTCGTCTGA
- a CDS encoding HAD family hydrolase — MSDTAPPPAAREDRIDGQRRLDAVLFDFHGTLAMTVDPVAWVTAAAAACGTALDRGRATVLADRIATAGGLPGVAKPGRVPPQLAEAWADRDLYEHAHREAFTGLAATVVTDIPGLAEAVYERILGPEGWQPYPDARPTMAALRAAGVKVGVVSNIGFDIRPLLDAWELTGLCDAIVLSYEVGCIKPDQKIFLRACGMLAVDPERTLMIGDTPADAGAVAIGCSALIVPAASPGRPNGLHRALSLAVAPLPG, encoded by the coding sequence GTGTCCGACACCGCACCGCCGCCCGCCGCCCGCGAGGACCGGATCGACGGCCAGCGTCGCCTCGACGCGGTGCTGTTCGACTTCCACGGGACCCTCGCGATGACCGTCGATCCCGTCGCCTGGGTGACCGCCGCCGCGGCCGCCTGCGGGACCGCCCTGGACCGGGGCCGCGCCACCGTGCTCGCCGACCGGATCGCCACCGCGGGCGGGCTGCCCGGCGTGGCCAAGCCGGGGCGGGTGCCCCCGCAGCTGGCCGAGGCCTGGGCCGACCGCGACCTGTACGAGCACGCCCACCGCGAGGCGTTCACCGGCCTGGCCGCCACCGTAGTCACGGACATCCCGGGGCTGGCCGAGGCGGTCTACGAGCGGATCCTGGGGCCCGAGGGCTGGCAGCCCTACCCCGACGCGCGGCCCACCATGGCGGCGCTGCGCGCGGCCGGGGTGAAGGTGGGCGTGGTCAGCAACATCGGCTTCGACATCCGGCCGCTGCTGGACGCCTGGGAGCTGACCGGACTGTGTGACGCGATCGTGCTGTCGTACGAGGTGGGGTGTATCAAACCGGATCAGAAGATCTTCCTGCGCGCCTGCGGGATGCTCGCGGTCGACCCGGAACGCACCCTCATGATCGGCGACACTCCCGCCGACGCGGGCGCGGTGGCGATCGGCTGCTCGGCCCTGATCGTGCCCGCCGCCTCCCCCGGCCGCCCCAACGGCCTGCACCGCGCCCTCTCCCTGGCCGTCGCGCCCCTGCCCGGCTGA
- a CDS encoding cytochrome P450: MTEPSIYDSIIDFAHRADPYPLYRQLREQPVRREADGRFVVSTYREIEALLHDPRISSDPANLLPEYADQAPPTGAPGSIGASFIRMDPPAHDRIRRVVNRQFGPPHRPTRVADMEPHLDSIVTRLVDGFAGRHQADIVDDLAYPFPVAVICDLLGVPAEDEPRFSAWVEPIVDSIAQLTPDRVEKRNEAMRELGMYLFGLAQQRRQNPGPDMLSGLVTDDGPDGRLDGPELMATLVLLLIAGHETTVNLIANGTLTLLRHPQWLERLRHEPELSIRLVEEVLRYEPSVHFVPSRTSVADIELAGVTVTRGAPITLVLAAGNRDPEYVRDPDTFDPDRRDNRHLAFGSGVHYCFGAPLARLEAQLALTQIAQRLANLRLVEDPPPYRPSPVLRGPIHLPVSYDEVKPAG; encoded by the coding sequence ATGACCGAGCCCAGCATCTACGACAGCATCATCGACTTCGCCCACCGGGCCGACCCGTACCCGCTGTACCGGCAGCTGCGCGAGCAGCCCGTGCGCCGGGAGGCCGACGGCAGGTTCGTGGTCAGCACCTACCGCGAGATCGAGGCGCTGCTGCACGATCCGCGGATCAGCTCCGACCCGGCGAACCTGCTGCCCGAGTACGCCGACCAGGCCCCGCCGACCGGGGCCCCCGGCAGCATCGGCGCCAGCTTCATCCGGATGGACCCCCCGGCGCACGACCGGATCCGGCGTGTCGTCAACCGCCAGTTCGGGCCGCCGCACCGCCCGACCCGCGTCGCCGACATGGAACCGCACCTGGACTCGATCGTCACCCGCCTGGTCGACGGCTTCGCCGGGCGGCACCAGGCCGACATCGTCGACGACCTGGCCTACCCGTTCCCGGTCGCGGTCATCTGCGACCTGCTCGGCGTGCCCGCCGAGGACGAGCCGCGCTTCAGCGCCTGGGTGGAGCCGATCGTCGACTCGATCGCCCAGCTCACCCCGGACCGGGTGGAGAAGCGCAACGAGGCCATGCGCGAGCTCGGCATGTACCTGTTCGGCCTGGCCCAGCAGCGGCGGCAGAACCCCGGCCCGGACATGCTGTCGGGCCTCGTCACCGACGACGGCCCCGACGGCCGCCTCGACGGCCCGGAGCTGATGGCGACGCTGGTGCTGCTGCTCATCGCCGGGCACGAGACCACCGTCAACCTGATCGCCAACGGCACGCTGACCCTGCTGCGGCACCCGCAGTGGCTGGAGCGGCTGCGGCACGAGCCCGAGCTGAGCATCCGCCTGGTCGAGGAGGTGCTGCGCTACGAGCCGTCGGTGCACTTCGTACCGAGCCGCACCAGCGTGGCCGACATCGAGCTGGCCGGGGTGACCGTCACCCGCGGCGCGCCGATCACGCTGGTGCTGGCCGCGGGCAACCGCGACCCCGAGTACGTCCGCGACCCCGACACCTTCGACCCCGACCGGCGCGACAACCGGCACCTGGCCTTCGGCAGCGGCGTCCACTACTGCTTCGGCGCCCCGCTGGCGCGGCTGGAGGCGCAGCTCGCGCTGACCCAGATCGCGCAGCGGCTGGCCAACCTGCGGCTGGTGGAGGACCCGCCGCCGTATCGGCCGAGCCCGGTGCTGCGCGGCCCGATCCACCTGCCGGTGAGCTACGACGAGGTCAAGCCAGCAGGGTGA